A single genomic interval of Abditibacteriota bacterium harbors:
- a CDS encoding family 10 glycosylhydrolase: MKALYTLLLALLTLSACMADSEIRGIWINSDKVPLTDREAVDMVREYHRAGFNLLFPEMICRGYAVYPSRILQRDPRFVDRDDVLQTLIREAHRLGMEVHPWVWCFRAGYTKDQGAIITNNPDWTDCSKNGDTLSVNGGLWISPFIGEAREFMLSLFEEIASRYDIDGFHLDYIRYEIQQPALWGYNKAACAAYARLYGADPHDIAFLSRDYLSWIDLRAMMLDTFVQETSLRLKRIKPELIVSAAVAADPDEARYMYCQNWGHWADNSWVDMLVPMTYTSSDERFGELMARQLARLEGKVFPCVGIGSLNFTAREEKNIDQIALARGTAYLGQALFASQYYTASLGDLLSGSVWKDKALLPFRGSSSQSERIHDYTLSHGFVRDTAPAISLPRELLPVPDYTVKRMTSPVVIDGSLEEWGDYPAAEISRDNTGRPATVRTTVKACYDDEAVVFAFDCAEPSMDTLKADAAERDGYTFNDDSVEVFLNMDPRGVKYNHFSVNTLNTHFDQQIYNASWNKEWQSAVRKTADGWTCEIRIPFGEMAVGTPAPGERWRINMTRNRYAGGDTENLCWSVTYGSFHVLERFGNGFFGD; this comes from the coding sequence ATGAAAGCACTATATACCCTGCTCCTGGCTCTCCTGACTCTGTCGGCCTGTATGGCCGACTCAGAGATACGGGGCATCTGGATCAACTCGGACAAGGTCCCTCTTACGGACCGGGAAGCCGTGGACATGGTGAGGGAATATCACAGAGCCGGCTTCAACCTGCTCTTTCCCGAGATGATATGCAGAGGCTATGCGGTGTATCCCAGCCGCATACTCCAGAGAGACCCCAGATTCGTGGACAGGGACGACGTGCTGCAGACCCTCATCAGAGAGGCCCACAGGCTGGGGATGGAGGTCCATCCCTGGGTGTGGTGCTTCAGGGCCGGCTACACCAAGGATCAGGGAGCCATCATCACCAACAATCCCGACTGGACAGACTGCAGCAAGAACGGCGACACCCTCTCCGTCAACGGAGGCTTGTGGATATCCCCCTTCATAGGAGAGGCCAGAGAGTTCATGCTGAGCCTCTTTGAGGAGATAGCCTCCCGCTACGACATAGACGGCTTTCATCTGGACTATATACGCTACGAGATCCAGCAGCCCGCCCTGTGGGGCTACAACAAGGCGGCCTGCGCAGCCTACGCCCGGCTCTACGGCGCGGACCCTCACGACATAGCCTTTCTGTCCCGGGACTATCTCTCCTGGATCGACCTGAGAGCCATGATGCTGGACACCTTTGTGCAGGAGACCTCCCTGAGGCTCAAGAGGATCAAGCCGGAGCTGATAGTGTCTGCCGCCGTGGCGGCGGACCCCGACGAGGCCAGATATATGTATTGTCAGAACTGGGGGCACTGGGCCGACAACAGTTGGGTGGATATGCTGGTGCCCATGACCTACACCTCCTCGGACGAGCGCTTCGGAGAGCTCATGGCCCGGCAGCTGGCCCGGCTGGAGGGGAAGGTGTTCCCCTGCGTGGGCATAGGCAGCCTGAACTTTACTGCCCGGGAGGAAAAGAACATAGATCAGATAGCTCTGGCCAGGGGCACCGCCTATCTGGGGCAGGCTCTCTTTGCCAGCCAGTACTATACCGCCTCTCTGGGGGACCTGCTCTCGGGCTCCGTGTGGAAGGACAAGGCCCTGCTGCCCTTCAGAGGGTCTTCCTCTCAGTCGGAGAGGATACACGACTACACTCTGAGCCACGGCTTTGTCCGGGACACAGCCCCTGCCATCAGCCTGCCCCGGGAGCTGCTCCCGGTCCCCGACTACACGGTGAAGAGGATGACCTCTCCCGTGGTCATAGACGGCAGTCTGGAGGAGTGGGGGGACTATCCCGCGGCAGAGATCAGCAGGGACAATACGGGCCGGCCGGCCACGGTGCGCACCACCGTGAAGGCCTGCTATGACGACGAGGCGGTGGTCTTTGCCTTTGACTGCGCCGAGCCCTCCATGGACACCCTGAAGGCAGACGCTGCGGAAAGAGACGGCTACACCTTCAACGACGACTCGGTGGAGGTGTTCCTCAACATGGACCCCCGGGGCGTCAAATACAATCACTTTTCCGTCAACACCCTGAACACCCATTTTGACCAGCAGATATACAACGCTTCCTGGAACAAGGAGTGGCAGTCTGCAGTGCGCAAGACAGCCGATGGCTGGACCTGCGAGATCAGGATACCCTTCGGCGAGATGGCCGTAGGGACGCCGGCGCCGGGAGAGAGATGGCGCATCAATATGACCCGCAACAGATACGCAGGCGGCGACACGGAGAACCTGTGCTGGTCCGTGACCTACGGCTCCTTCCACGTGCTGGAGCGCTTTGGCAACGGCTTCTTCGGCGACTGA
- a CDS encoding sugar ABC transporter substrate-binding protein, with product MRQYLSLVGVILFALAVIACGIYLGLTLHPERPGVTTIRWVVGATPIRAQTIKYFESLNPDIRVINDVDAGMQRILTQLAGNVCPDIFTAYDVEAFRTFYRYGQLEDLTPYIKQYNIPIDDFFPSLMDYLFVDGKLVGITENQSTLSLFYNKTLFDRAGMAYPDSTWTWEDLKKAARALTLYKDFGNRKLSVQKGLMVFEDCHFFVWMYGGHLYSQDGKHCLINSPEAKKGMREWEALRMKDKVVPSPSEIMNLDAFGGEGGDRMLFGKNKIAMFIGGRDYVTYFREYFPDLEFGIARLPKSPCPNNILLSKSYCIPKGSKHKAEAVRFLVHLLGEANQNLVSDYGDGVPSINTEPIIKNFLFNPDYPKETENQNVLDDLKEARPLEISPYISSTDFHQISNYEIGNVWLGRQSMDEACDRIAKRVDDIIQRNINNPYFIK from the coding sequence ATGAGACAATATCTATCCCTTGTCGGAGTGATCCTGTTCGCTCTGGCAGTCATCGCCTGCGGCATTTATCTGGGGCTCACCCTGCATCCGGAGCGTCCCGGCGTCACCACCATCCGCTGGGTGGTGGGCGCCACTCCCATCAGGGCCCAGACCATCAAATATTTTGAGTCCCTCAATCCCGATATTAGGGTCATCAACGACGTGGACGCCGGCATGCAGAGGATACTCACCCAGCTGGCGGGCAACGTGTGCCCGGACATCTTCACCGCCTATGACGTGGAGGCCTTTCGCACCTTTTACAGATACGGCCAGCTGGAAGACCTGACCCCCTACATCAAACAATACAACATTCCCATAGACGACTTTTTCCCGTCCCTGATGGATTATCTGTTCGTGGACGGCAAGCTGGTGGGCATCACGGAGAACCAGTCCACCCTGAGCCTATTTTACAACAAGACCCTGTTTGACCGGGCGGGCATGGCCTATCCCGACTCCACCTGGACCTGGGAGGACCTGAAAAAGGCGGCCAGGGCCCTCACCCTCTACAAGGACTTTGGCAACAGAAAGCTGTCGGTGCAAAAGGGGCTCATGGTGTTTGAGGACTGTCATTTCTTCGTGTGGATGTACGGAGGCCATCTGTATTCCCAGGACGGCAAACACTGTCTCATCAACAGCCCCGAGGCCAAAAAGGGCATGAGGGAGTGGGAAGCCCTGCGCATGAAGGACAAGGTGGTGCCTTCGCCCTCCGAGATCATGAATCTGGACGCCTTTGGCGGGGAAGGAGGTGACAGGATGCTCTTCGGCAAGAACAAGATAGCCATGTTCATAGGAGGCAGGGACTACGTGACCTATTTCCGGGAATACTTCCCGGACCTGGAGTTCGGCATAGCCCGGCTGCCCAAGAGCCCCTGTCCCAACAATATACTCCTTTCCAAGAGCTACTGCATACCCAAGGGCAGCAAACACAAGGCGGAGGCGGTGCGTTTTCTGGTGCATCTCCTCGGGGAGGCCAATCAGAATCTGGTCTCCGACTACGGAGACGGGGTGCCCTCCATCAACACGGAGCCCATCATCAAGAACTTTCTCTTCAATCCCGACTATCCCAAGGAAACGGAGAATCAGAACGTGCTGGACGACCTGAAGGAAGCCAGGCCCCTGGAGATATCGCCCTACATCAGCTCCACGGACTTTCATCAGATATCCAATTATGAGATAGGCAACGTGTGGCTGGGGCGCCAGTCCATGGACGAGGCCTGCGACAGAATAGCCAAGAGAGTGGATGACATCATCCAGCGCAATATCAACAACCCCTACTTTATCAAATAA
- a CDS encoding mannitol dehydrogenase: MKAVLYGAGNIGRGFMGQLFHQSGYELVFVDVVDAVIEQFNKDRSYPINIVSDKEEKLITITGARAVDGKVIEAVADEIATADLMSTSVGVRVLPYIIKPVAAGLRKRWEIGNDKPLNIIIAENLLEADSFIRDLMKKELSEEEYARFLETVGLVEASIGRMVPMVPAEAKAKNPLVVFVEPYCELPVDKNAFKGEIPAIVNLKPFAPFEFFIKRKLFIHNMSHAVCSYLGFLKGYTYTYESMADTGIKLICKYALGESVAALCKQYDYPYDELTSHADELLFRFANHRLGDTVARVGKDPVRKLSNNDRLIGTVKSCLANGILPVYVCIGIAAGLLFAQPDDEAAVKVSSYCAEHGVRESLREFCGITEETDLPHVDRVISLVEEFYGMLKAGKDLSEIAAHAEYIRFA, encoded by the coding sequence ATGAAAGCAGTACTTTACGGAGCGGGAAACATAGGACGCGGCTTCATGGGACAGCTGTTCCATCAGTCGGGTTATGAGCTGGTCTTTGTGGACGTGGTGGACGCCGTTATCGAGCAGTTCAACAAGGACAGGAGCTACCCCATCAATATCGTCAGCGACAAGGAAGAAAAGCTGATCACCATCACAGGCGCCAGAGCCGTGGACGGCAAGGTGATCGAAGCCGTGGCCGATGAGATAGCCACTGCCGATCTCATGTCCACCTCCGTGGGCGTCCGGGTATTGCCCTACATCATCAAGCCCGTGGCCGCCGGCCTGAGAAAGCGCTGGGAGATAGGCAATGACAAGCCCCTCAACATCATCATCGCCGAAAACCTGCTGGAAGCCGACAGCTTTATCAGAGACCTGATGAAGAAGGAGCTTAGCGAGGAAGAATACGCCAGATTTCTGGAGACAGTAGGTCTGGTGGAGGCTTCCATAGGCAGAATGGTGCCCATGGTGCCCGCGGAGGCCAAGGCCAAGAACCCTCTGGTGGTGTTCGTGGAGCCCTACTGCGAGCTGCCCGTGGACAAGAACGCCTTCAAGGGCGAGATACCGGCCATAGTCAACCTGAAGCCCTTTGCTCCCTTTGAGTTCTTTATCAAGCGCAAGCTGTTCATACACAATATGTCCCACGCAGTCTGCTCCTATCTGGGCTTTCTGAAGGGCTACACCTACACCTATGAGTCTATGGCCGACACAGGCATCAAGCTCATATGCAAATACGCCCTCGGCGAGTCCGTGGCCGCCCTGTGCAAGCAGTACGACTACCCCTATGACGAGCTCACGAGCCACGCCGACGAGCTCTTGTTCCGCTTTGCCAATCACAGACTGGGCGACACGGTGGCCAGAGTGGGCAAGGACCCCGTCCGCAAGCTGTCCAACAACGACAGGCTCATAGGCACCGTGAAGAGCTGCCTTGCTAACGGCATCCTGCCTGTCTACGTGTGCATAGGCATAGCCGCCGGACTGCTCTTTGCCCAGCCCGACGACGAGGCCGCCGTCAAGGTGTCCTCCTACTGCGCCGAGCACGGAGTCAGAGAATCCCTGCGGGAGTTCTGCGGCATCACCGAGGAGACGGACCTGCCCCACGTTGACCGGGTCATCTCTCTGGTGGAAGAATTTTACGGCATGCTGAAAGCGGGCAAGGACCTGTCCGAGATAGCGGCCCACGCCGAATACATCAGATTTGCTTAA
- a CDS encoding PHP domain-containing protein: protein MNPSIHDSLEDPEALRAAVAATEFPPASPVYVNNHIHTVYSFSPYTPAKAVLLSKQAGLSTCGIMDHDSVAGTRQFIEAGRIVGIRTTIGFEVRASFAGTPLEGKRINNPDQPTMAYMALHGIPHTQIDACDRYLAPYRKLRLERDRLMTARLSEVAEGAELDFDRDVLPISRYEEGGTVTERHLLFAFAGKIMAAHPLGRDLTDYVEQGLGIALSPTQRQRLGDPVNPHGQYDLLGVFKSSLMDRFFIPAGEECPPVRELIDFARSIGAISAYAYLGDVGESVTGDKKAQTFEDSYLELLFDTLSDLGFDAVTYMPSRNTPEQLRRVKALCDLRGLMQISGEDINSSRQSFVCKALENPEFANLITATWALIGHEEAATRDLSLAITAPGTRERLPDLEDRIAHYAALAKNES, encoded by the coding sequence ATGAATCCCTCGATCCACGATTCCCTTGAAGATCCGGAGGCCCTCAGGGCGGCGGTGGCCGCCACGGAGTTTCCTCCCGCATCCCCCGTGTATGTGAACAACCACATCCACACGGTGTATTCCTTCTCGCCCTATACGCCGGCCAAGGCCGTACTGCTGTCCAAGCAGGCAGGCCTGTCCACCTGCGGCATCATGGACCATGATTCGGTGGCAGGGACCCGGCAGTTTATCGAGGCGGGCAGGATAGTCGGCATCCGGACCACCATAGGCTTTGAGGTGCGGGCTTCCTTTGCCGGCACTCCTCTGGAAGGGAAAAGGATCAACAACCCGGACCAGCCTACCATGGCCTACATGGCCCTCCACGGCATCCCCCACACGCAGATAGACGCCTGCGACCGGTATCTGGCGCCCTACAGGAAGCTGCGTCTCGAGAGAGACCGGCTCATGACGGCCCGGCTGTCGGAGGTGGCAGAGGGCGCAGAGCTGGACTTTGACCGGGACGTGCTGCCCATTTCCCGCTATGAGGAGGGAGGCACGGTGACCGAGAGGCATCTCCTCTTTGCATTTGCGGGCAAGATCATGGCGGCGCACCCTCTGGGCAGGGACCTGACGGACTACGTGGAGCAGGGGCTGGGGATAGCCCTTTCGCCCACTCAGAGACAGAGGCTCGGGGACCCCGTCAACCCACACGGGCAGTATGACCTGCTGGGAGTGTTCAAGTCCTCCCTGATGGACCGGTTTTTCATCCCCGCGGGGGAGGAATGCCCTCCCGTGAGGGAGCTCATAGACTTTGCCCGGTCCATAGGAGCCATATCCGCCTACGCCTATCTGGGAGACGTGGGGGAGAGCGTCACCGGCGACAAGAAGGCCCAGACCTTCGAGGACAGCTATCTGGAGCTGCTCTTTGACACCCTCTCGGACCTGGGCTTTGACGCAGTGACCTACATGCCTTCCCGGAACACTCCGGAGCAGCTGAGGAGAGTGAAGGCTCTCTGCGACCTGCGCGGTCTCATGCAGATATCCGGAGAGGACATCAATTCGTCCAGGCAGAGCTTTGTCTGCAAGGCTCTGGAAAACCCCGAGTTTGCCAACCTTATCACCGCTACCTGGGCCCTCATAGGCCACGAGGAAGCGGCCACCCGGGACCTGTCCCTGGCCATCACCGCCCCCGGGACCCGGGAGCGGCTGCCGGACCTGGAGGACAGGATAGCCCATTACGCCGCACTGGCGAAAAACGAGTCATAA
- a CDS encoding GGDEF domain-containing protein: MIPFEMPLVPYLELLFLSLVIVFFLYAHYAKMGGVSDQVSRHKRFMISGAVLIMIYTLDSLLWFGLGDALPPVWHYVCDLALKTSLYVTVCLFFGGALFTFKDKAPMMVRLSWLLHLIFLVLCILTPVRLSLFWSDFYTRTPLYNLWYVPLGLPCLILIVHSGIAYFDKQHYSEREDHANILKFCLLLVVFGLLDVLWPASAFLPIGLTLGMILCYFQNITAYISRDELTDLYNRRQLFRDMERKASEDKKWGIIMLDLDGFKSINDTYGHHEGDVALQLFAGVLKRVCRGKNARPYRYGGDEFVIVKDSWTGDIKKELDEIKSDVVRRLQILDITKHKGYTISASMGSVTGSKADSVPDLINLADSELYEDKQK; this comes from the coding sequence ATGATCCCTTTTGAAATGCCGCTGGTGCCATATCTGGAGCTCTTGTTCCTGAGTCTGGTGATAGTCTTTTTCCTGTACGCCCACTACGCTAAGATGGGGGGCGTATCCGATCAGGTGAGCCGGCACAAAAGATTTATGATATCCGGGGCAGTGCTCATCATGATCTACACCCTGGATTCGCTGCTGTGGTTCGGGCTGGGCGACGCTCTGCCCCCGGTGTGGCATTACGTCTGCGATCTGGCTCTCAAGACCTCTCTCTACGTCACTGTGTGCCTGTTTTTCGGCGGGGCCCTCTTTACCTTCAAGGACAAGGCTCCCATGATGGTCAGGCTGTCCTGGCTGCTGCATCTCATCTTTCTGGTCCTGTGCATCCTTACCCCGGTCAGGCTGTCCCTCTTCTGGTCCGACTTCTATACCAGGACCCCCTTGTACAACCTGTGGTACGTCCCTCTGGGGCTGCCCTGTCTCATACTGATAGTCCACTCCGGCATCGCCTACTTTGACAAGCAGCACTACTCCGAGAGAGAGGACCACGCCAACATACTCAAGTTCTGCCTGCTCCTGGTGGTATTCGGACTGCTGGACGTGCTGTGGCCCGCCTCCGCCTTCCTGCCCATAGGTCTCACCCTGGGCATGATACTCTGCTATTTCCAGAACATCACCGCCTATATCTCCCGGGACGAGCTCACGGACCTCTACAACAGGCGCCAGCTCTTCAGGGATATGGAGCGCAAGGCCTCCGAGGACAAGAAGTGGGGCATCATCATGCTGGACCTGGACGGCTTCAAGTCCATCAACGACACCTACGGCCATCATGAGGGCGACGTGGCCCTGCAGCTGTTTGCCGGAGTCCTGAAGCGGGTGTGCAGAGGCAAGAACGCCAGACCCTACAGATACGGCGGCGACGAATTCGTCATAGTCAAGGACAGCTGGACCGGCGATATCAAAAAGGAGCTGGACGAGATCAAGAGCGACGTGGTCCGGCGGCTGCAGATACTGGATATCACCAAGCACAAGGGCTATACCATCAGCGCCTCCATGGGCAGCGTCACCGGCAGCAAGGCCGACTCGGTGCCCGACCTGATCAATCTGGCGGACTCGGAGCTGTATGAAGACAAGCAAAAATGA